TCGAGTAGTAATGGGAGTTATACCCGTTCTTGGCGCAGTAGATGGAATGTGATCCGCTGTGCACCTCATGCATGGTCCGGCACCACCAGTCTTGGCTGTCGGCGTTGTTGGCGTCGAACCGCGTGAACTGTTGATCCCACAAAGCATAGGTCGATTCCTCAGCACCCTCGGAAATGAACGTTTGCTCCGAGGGGAGGGCCGCCTTCACCCCGGTCGGGATGACGGTGACCAATAATGCTACACATACAAGCATAGCGACAGCTATGCTGAACCTGGAGCCTTTCACGGCGGGCGATTAATTATTTCCAGGTAAATAACTTGCTATCGGATTCATACGATGGGGGGTTTAACAACCAATGGAGGACGATTATCCAGACGATGCATCGTTTTTTCATTTCGGTGAACACCGTTAACTCAAACGCCAGTTCTCATTGATCGCCGCCCGTCGTTCGGTGTGCACTGATCCCAGGGATGCAAGCAACATATTACGAGAGATAGAAAGGTATCTTGACCTAAAGGACATTACTCGATGGGGGAGTGCATGGCGGACGATAAGATCGAACCGGAGCAGGGGACGACGACAGACAACTCGCTCCTGGACGCGGTCCAGGAGCAGATGGAGGAAGGTCTGGAACGCTCCGGTATGTTCATCTACCTTATCGATCGCCAGTATCGGTTCCGGTATGTCAGCTCCACCGCCGCCCAGTCCCTGGGCCTGAGGGCGGAGAAAATCATCGGCAAGACTCCCGATCAGGTCGGCATACCCGATGACATATATGAGGCGATCAAAGGCCTCGTCAACGCCACCCTGGAAGGCAGACGGACCATCCGTGGCATCTTCACGACCAATGTCCGGGGCATGGAGCAGTTCGAGTTCGACTCGACCCCGATCTTCGCCGGAGGGACGGAACCAGAGGCCATACTGGCTCTTGTATTCGACCGCACCTCGCAGGTGAGGGAGCAGAAGGCCCTGGAAGCCATCGCCCGCGTCAATGATCACGTGAGGTCCTCGCCCGATCCGGACGAGCTGGTATCCAAGACCATCTGCGCGGTGACCGGAGCGTTGGACGATGATGCCTTCGCTTTGGTGATCAACAATGGAGGAGAATGGAGGGCCAACCATTCTCTGCGTATCGATCCTGATGAGGCCAAGAAACTGGCCGATGAGATCGTCAGCTTGGCCTCCAAACTGATCAACAGCGATCGCAGCGAGGCCATTCTTGACGTGACCAGGGATCCCAGGGGCAACTGCGATGTCCTGTCGAGGTACCCGGGCAGATCGATCCTTGTCGTCCCGGTGCGGATCAGCGATAGGGTCAGGATCGTACTCCTGTTCGTGCGGTTCAAGGTCCTCCCGTATAAACAATACGAGATCGACCTGGGGGAGAAGATAGCATCATCGGTCGCGGTGGCAGTCAACGAGCAGCTGATCCTTCAGGAACTGCGAAAAGCCAACGACGAGAGGCAATCCCTGATCAACATCCTGGCCAAGGAAAGCGAGAAACTGATCAGCATACTGGATGCCATGCCGGTGGCCATCGGCCTGTTCGAAAACGAAGGGACCGACTTCCGTCTGACGCTGTGCAATACCTTGTTCCGTAATCGAATCCTTCATGCCGTCCCCCGTCCCCTTGAGGGCAAACGCTGTGAGGAGCTGGCCACGCCCTTGGAGGTCGAGAGGATCAAGAAGATGGTGGGGGAAGCCCTAACGGCCTGGACGGTCCAGATAAGCCAGGATCACATGCACAGCCTGGGAGAGGTCGAATATCCGGCCCAGGTGATGATCGCCCCCATCTCCCGCGACCCGGTGTCCTTCCTCCTGGTGGGGATCAATACCACTGAGCTGGTGAACGCTCGAAAACAGGTGGAAGAGTACGCTGCCAGGGTCGACGCTGAGCGGGTGCGGCTCAGAGCAATAATCGACAATCTGCCGGTCGGGGTAGTCCTCGTCGATGCCAACGGCAAGGTCCTCGAGGCCAATCACAGGCGGGTGGAGATATGGGGCAACAATGCGACCAAGGACAACATCATCGACCAGGTGCGCAGCATCAGGGCCAAGTGGTCCAATAATGGAATGCCGGTGACCAAGGATGGCTGGCCCATCTCCCGGGCGTTGAAGAACGGGGAGTTCATCAGGGGCGAGATGATCGATGTCGTCCGCGCCGACGGGAGGCGCGGAACGG
The DNA window shown above is from Methanomassiliicoccus sp. and carries:
- a CDS encoding PAS domain-containing protein — protein: MADDKIEPEQGTTTDNSLLDAVQEQMEEGLERSGMFIYLIDRQYRFRYVSSTAAQSLGLRAEKIIGKTPDQVGIPDDIYEAIKGLVNATLEGRRTIRGIFTTNVRGMEQFEFDSTPIFAGGTEPEAILALVFDRTSQVREQKALEAIARVNDHVRSSPDPDELVSKTICAVTGALDDDAFALVINNGGEWRANHSLRIDPDEAKKLADEIVSLASKLINSDRSEAILDVTRDPRGNCDVLSRYPGRSILVVPVRISDRVRIVLLFVRFKVLPYKQYEIDLGEKIASSVAVAVNEQLILQELRKANDERQSLINILAKESEKLISILDAMPVAIGLFENEGTDFRLTLCNTLFRNRILHAVPRPLEGKRCEELATPLEVERIKKMVGEALTAWTVQISQDHMHSLGEVEYPAQVMIAPISRDPVSFLLVGINTTELVNARKQVEEYAARVDAERVRLRAIIDNLPVGVVLVDANGKVLEANHRRVEIWGNNATKDNIIDQVRSIRAKWSNNGMPVTKDGWPISRALKNGEFIRGEMIDVVRADGRRGTEMISAAPIHDSNGKRIGAVGIVQDVTDQRQLEHEALEAKERAEMYLDLLTHDIQGHNAAISGYIQLAMVKDKHTKKRDELQKALDAITASSDLIDTMRKIQMVEMHDSAHGQIELSTMLEDVISDVHVVGGERIHIEKHTQPDSYTMASSMIKEAFWNILINCVKHSEGDIHIKIRQNHIYDGGREYHKFIIEDDGPGIPDDVKPKVFLRKYRGRTKAQGSGLGLYLTKRLVEEHGGKIWVEDRVPGDFSQGTRFIIHLPALATPMDQAEAVPPGM